The following coding sequences lie in one Spinacia oleracea cultivar Varoflay chromosome 1, BTI_SOV_V1, whole genome shotgun sequence genomic window:
- the LOC110793344 gene encoding peroxidase P7 produces MACGKLLFFFQLILFGLSLTVNGQLSPNFYSSTCPNALRIVKQGIAKAIKKEARVGASILRLHFHDCFVNGCDGSILLDDTSTFRGEKTAIPNKNSVRGFKAVDSIKASLEKACPGVVSCADILAIASRDAVVQYGGPTWQVRLGRRDSLTANRSAANAFIPAPSFNLRNLTSSFTTVGLSFKDMVVLSGAHTVGFARCTSFRPHIHNDTNINAAFAKSLQKKCPQSGNGKVLQPLDYQTKFRFDDKYYQNLLVKKGLLHSDQQLYSGNNNADAYVRKYASKQGEFFQEFGNSMIRMGNIKPLTGTHGQIRRNCRKSN; encoded by the exons ATGGCTTGTGGCAAACTCTTGTTTTTTTTCCAGCTTATTCTTTTTGGTCTTTCTTTAACTGTTAATGGTCAGCTTTCACCAAATTTTTATTCATCTACTTGTCCAAATGCCCTTCGTATTGTTAAGCAAGGGATTGCGAAAGCTATAAAGAAGGAGGCTCGAGTCGGAGCATCCATACTCCGGTTGCACTTCCATGATTGCTTCGTCAAT GGTTGTGACGGATCAATTCTTTTGGATGATACATCAACTTTCAGAGGTGAGAAAACAGCTATTCCAAATAAAAACTCTGTTCGTGGGTTTAAAGCTGTGGATAGCATCAAGGCCAGTTTAGAGAAGGCCTGTCCCGGAGTTGTTTCTTGTGCTGATATTCTTGCTATTGCTTCTCGTGATGCGGTTGTTCAG TATGGTGGACCAACATGGCAAGTGAGATTGGGAAGAAGAGATTCTCTCACAGCAAACAGAAGTGCAGCAAATGCCTTCATTCCTGCACCTTCTTTCAATCTCAGAAATCTCACTTCCAGTTTTACCACCGTCGGTTTATCATTTAAGGACATGGTGGTCCTCTCTG GCGCACACACCGTAGGATTTGCAAGGTGCACAAGTTTCCGACCGCACATACACAACGACACCAATATCAATGCGGCCTTCGCCAAATCGCTGCAGAAAAAATGTCCTCAAAGTGGAAATGGCAAGGTTTTGCAGCCTCTGGACTACCAAACAAAGTTTCGTTTCGATGACAAGTACTACCAGAATTTACTCGTGAAGAAGGGGTTACTTCACTCAGACCAACAACTCTACAGTGGAAATAATAATGCCGATGCTTATGTTAGAAAATATGCAAGTAAGCAAGGCGAGTTCTTTCAGGAGTTTGGGAATAGCATGATTAGGATGGGGAACATCAAGCCACTTACTGGAACTCATGGCCAAATTAGGCGTAATTGCCGTAAATCCAATTAG
- the LOC110793343 gene encoding peroxidase P7, with protein sequence MMNMACGNFYFLLLLVIFCISRNIVVDGKLSPKFYSSSCPNALTIVNEGVLEAINKEARVGASILRLHFHDCFVNGCDGSILLDDTTTFQSEKTAAPNNNSARGFEVVDNIKAKLEKACPGVVSCADILAIISRDAVVHYGGPTWKVRLGRRDSLTANRSAANAFIPGPSFNLINLTTNFAQFGLSTKDMVVLSGGHTIGLARCATFRSHIHNDTNINTAFAKSLQQKCPQSGNNNVLQPLDYQTKYRFDVKYYQNLVANKGLLHSDQQLYNGDKRADSLVKKYAMDQCRFFNDFAKSMLRMGNIKPLTGSNGEIRRNCRKPN encoded by the exons ATGATGAATATGGCGTGTGGCAACTTCTACTTCTTACTACTACTTGTTATATTTTGTATTTCTCGAAACATTGTCGTAGATGGCAAACTTTCACCAAAGTTTTACTCTTCTTCTTGCCCGAATGCTCTTACTATTGTTAACGAAGGAGTCTTGGAGGCTATAAACAAAGAGGCTCGAGTTGGAGCTTCTATACTTCGGTTGCACTTTCACGATtgctttgtcaat GGTTGTGATGGATCAATCCTCCTAGACGATACCACAACTTTTCAAAGCGAAAAAACAGCTGCTCCTAATAATAACTCGGCCCGTGGGTTTGAGGTTGTAGACAACATCAAGGCTAAGTTAGAGAAAGCTTGCCCTGGAGTCGTCTCTTGTGCTGATATCCTTGCTATTATTTCTCGTGATGCCGTTGTTCAT TATGGTGGACCAACATGGAAAGTGAGATTGGGAAGAAGAGATTCTCTCACAGCAAACAGAAGTGCAGCAAATGCTTTTATTCCTGGACCTTCATTCAATCTCATTAATCTTACTACAAATTTTGCTCAATTTGGTTTATCAACCAAAGACATGGTGGTCCTTTCTG GCGGGCATACCATTGGACTAGCAAGATGTGCAACATTCCGATCACATATCCACAATGACACGAATATCAACACCGCCTTCGCCAAATCTCTCCAACAAAAATGTCCGCAAAGTGGAAATAACAACGTTTTACAGCCCCTAGACTACCAAACCAAGTATCGTTTCGAcgtcaaatattaccagaattTAGTGGCTAATAAAGGTTTACTTCACTCAGACCAACAACTTTACAATGGAGATAAGAGAGCTGATTCTCTTGTTAAAAAATATGCAATGGACCAATGTAGGTTCTTTAACGACTTTGCTAAGAGCATGCTTAGAATGGGAAACATCAAACCTCTTACCGGAAGTAATGGTGAAATCAGGCGCAATTGCCGTAAACCTAATTAG